The Verrucomicrobium spinosum DSM 4136 = JCM 18804 DNA segment ATCTTTTGCCCATACGAAAAATGCAACACTCAGCGGTGTTGTCCAATCATCAATAGTTCCGGCGGCTCCCTGCGGAGCCTTAAATACTACCGGTCTTTGACTCGACGCCGAGGACCTAAAGTACTTTAGAGACTCTTCATAACCCCGATGCTTGCCTCCTGAAGTCAGCAGCAACGGTATCTGACTGGAGCTTGCCGAAGTGGGAGAGAAGAGGGAGCCAGCGTGAAGATGCACGGCAGCATACCTTGTAGGATCCTCCAAAATCAGAGCCTGTCCGAAGTCGGCTCCACTGCCATTGGCAAACAGATAATATGGCGAACCAGGCCATCCCAGTTCCCGAATCGCATTGCCCACGACCCGCCACAGTTCTGGATTCACGAGTTTAGCCACCTTGGCTATTCGCACCACATCCTGTGGATCCGTATCAATCCCTAGGCCCAGCTTTTTGACATTCACAGCAATCACCCCAATGCGTTCTCTCTCCCACAAAGCTGATCTGAGGTCTGTGTTTGACTTAAGGCGGCCAATCAGAGCCTCATCGTCATTTTCCCAGGTAAGCCAGAGCTGCACCATTCGCACGGGAGCCCCCTCCTTCACCCTGCCAGGAACTCGAAAGTAGATCTTGGAGGATGTCGCGAGCTCTACAAGGTTCAACTCCGCTGCGGCTATGGCACAATCGGGTCTTTTGGGTCTTTCTTGATGCAGCAGCTTCCATGCACCGGGCAACTCGTCCCCCGCAACCCATGATTGAAGTGTGGCCGAGGGAGCCTTTTCCAACGTTGCACAATCCATCTCGGTATGAATATGAAACCACCGTGATTGAGCAATTCCACCCGACAGTACAAAGCTCAAGGAATTCTGCGCGTAACGATCCAAATAGGCACGCCCCACACCCTTGCCGTCTATCAGCAGGAAGTTTATCTTGTTTTCAACTTTGGTGCGCCGGAGATCTTGAAAGAAGAACAGGTTCTCCTGGTACGACTTCGCCAGCGTCGACACGACTATGCCTGGAGGATACTCAATGCCCCTCGGCACAAACGGATACCGTGGCACATCGCTCGTGCACCAGAACCCCCACAGCCAGGGTTGACGCATCATAATGCGATGCATCCAGACGGCTCCAGAACCGCTGGCAAAGCATACCCCTTTTAGATTTGCCCCGTATGCTTCCTCTGCAAGCCTGTAAATCCTGTTCGAAAGATCCCCCGTCGTCTCGGACAAACGCCGGGCAGGCTCCTGTGGATCAAATCCAACTGAAATTATTCCTAGTTGGTGTTGCTGAGCAAATTTGACCCAGTGGGGATCTTCGAGAGGCACCCTGGGCTTGGCCATCTCCGAGGCAACAACGATATATGCCTTGGGCTTCGCAGTTGCTGGAACCCAGAAAAATTCTACTCTCTTGAAGTAATCGTTTGCCCCAAATGCCTTCCGTTCAATTCGATATGGCAGAGCATTTGCCCGCATCTCTTGCATCGCTTCTGGACCCTTCGGTTGTGCCACAGCGGGTGTCGTTGCTGGCGGCACGGTTGCAGCAGGAAGGCTCTTTTGACCCAATGCCGTTTGCTGCGCCGGCAATCCAGGCACCACCACCAGCAAGGTCGAAAACAATGCGCTCTGAAAGATCTTCATGGCCGATGAAAAGTTTCCCATTTTTTAGCCAGTTTCGGAGATGGAAACCAAGAAGCGAACGTGGGGTGAGTGCTGACGTCCTTCGGGTCCAGTTCCCTGCAGGTGCCAATATCCCTCCATACCCCTGAAGGACGCAGTTTCGACAAGTGGCTTGCAAGCAGCGATTCAAAGTATTCTCTCGCAAAGGATTCGAACTCCGAACTTCGCTTATGGGACGCCTGCGGAATGCTGATCCAAGTCCACTGTCTACCAAGCTCCCTTCCTCTTTGGAAGTGCTGGAGTGAAGCCCAATAGCAGGTGGCATCAAATTCGCCACATGCCACCAGTGCTGGGGCATATTTTTCAGATGGGGCGGCCGGTTCCCATCTTACAACTCCACATCCGCTCCAACCCACCACTTTGTCAGGGTAAATCTCGGCAAAGGAAGCTGTGAATCTGGCACCTGCTGAGAAGCCGTACACCAAGAGAGGAAGGTCACCTGCGCCAGCTTGCTTGAGTGCCTGGATCACCAGGGCTCCAGACCCCAGCGTTGCGTCGGAATAGCAAGCCAGCGGGTAGGATTGCTTCGACACAAACCAGATGCCACAAAGCAAGATCTGGTTCCGAAGAGCATATTCCTGCCACTCCTTTTCAAGCAGCCACTTGCCGCCGTTTCCGTTCTTCCCGGGGCACAAAATGATTGCCGCCTTCGGTTTGTATTCTGACTTGAGATAGAAGAAGTCCGCCTTTTGGATGTGGTCGTTGGGCACCAATTGCAGATGCTCTAGAACTGGAGGTGCGCACTCAGCCGTTTCCAGCCCTGAGAAGCTCCACCATGATGCGAGCGCACACAGCACCACTCGCGCTGCTGTACCAGATCGTTTCATTAGTGAAGGGAATTCTTGTTTCGTGCCAGCACCACCCAGGCTATCCCCAAGCCCACGACAACATGGACTATCAGTAGAACCCATGACGCATTGTACTGAGCTATTGCGGTCTTGGTTGTCTGCTGGACAATATCATAGTGCCTGAAGGACTCGAAGGTCCTCAGGTAGCCACTCCATCCCCAGTACGCTGCAATAAAAGGTCGTGTCAGAAGGGTTAGCCAGGCTGGAAGCGCCAGCACGGCACCAGACAGTGGTAGCTGAAGACCAACGAGATAGATGGCCAGCAACGACGCCCTCTCCGGCGAACGTGAAACAGCTGAAAACATCAAACACGTCGAACTCATGGCCAGAGTCGACAGGAAGAGTATCCAAAACTGAGCTCCAAGTTCCCCTGGGAAGCCGCACATGGTTTTCACGAACCAAGTCATCGACAAGCTTTGCACCAGACTCAGTACAGTCACAAAGACCACTTTTGTCCCGATGTAAGCAAAGGGGGACAGACCCGATCTCAGCTCCTTGTTCAGAACATCCCTTTCTTTGGCAATCTCCCTGGCTCCATTATTGGCCCCTATCAGCGTCAAAAGGATTACCTGAAACATGCTCAGGCCAGCGACCAGCGAAGACACATGAAAAGACTCCTTCATCAAATGGAGCCTCTCGGTAAGTCCATCCACCACACTGGTTTCAATCCTTAGCGAGAGACTTCTGACTTCAGGGAGCCCATTCGAGGCAAAGACGGCCACGAGAACCGGAAAAGTGATCAACAGCATTAACTGAAGCCACATCTGCCCCTTGTCTCTAAAGAAAAGAGTGGCCTGCCTTTGAAGAAGTACACAAAACTGTCTGATCACTCCTGCCGGTGCTGCGGTACGCAGTGCAGTTGGTCCTCCCCCTCGATCTGAAGTCCCGGATTCCAATCGTGTTGCCACGAGTTGGTCGGCTCTCCCATATACCTCTTCCCACGAACTCGCACCAAATGACGGAAGGACCTGGTCTGGTGGACCGTCATAAAGCAGACGCCCTCGGTTGAGAAACAGTACCGTGTTGGCAAACTGCAGGTTGGCTACCGAATGAGTCACGAGAACCACCGTCTTGCCTGTCTGCTGCACCAACCCCGCCATCCATTGCATCATTTCAAGTTCGGCATGGGGATCCAGCCCACTGGTCAATTCGTCCAGTAGTAGAAACTGCGGGTCACTTACCAATTCCTCCGCCAGCGCCAGCCGTCGCCGTTGTCCTCCAGAAAGAGTGGCCACACGCTGATGTAGGATCGCAGATAGTCCTGACAATTCCACAATCGACCTGAGCCAGGCCGCCCTGTCATTCTGTGAAACTCCACCAGGCAGCCGTAGACTCATGGAATTGCTCAGAACCTCCTCAACCGAGAGATTCTCATGAAATGCCGCGAACTGAGGCAGGTATCCAACTGCAAGCGGTAGGGCCGTGCGAAGCTCAGCGGGATCATATCCTCCAACCCGCACAAGACCCGAAGTAGCAGAAGTCAAACCGGAAAGCACCCGCAAGAGCGTACTCTTACCGCACCCACTTGGACCAACCAAAACAGCGAAAACACCTCCTGCAATTTCAAAGTCCAGATCCTGCAGCAGCAGCTTGGCGGGGTCTTTTGAAGCTGCAAAGCTGAGCTGATGCACACTAACTCCTGTCATGGAATCGTGAAAGGGGGTGTAGGGACGCAATGGCTGTTCGACACAACTGGATCAATCAGCTCTGCCAGAATTGCTGTTCTTGGTCCCCTCTGGCGATTCCGCCCCTTTGGCACCACGCTCAGCAACTGCTGATACTGGCGCAGGTCTCCCCAGAATCGTGTTAGAGATGCGTTGAATCCCTTCATTGGCAATTTGGCTGGGAGGATATTGCCGTTGGGCATTGAGCATCCAGGTCAAAGCAAAGCCGTCATCCCCACGCCTTTCGGCATCGCGGGCTTTTGAGATGGATGCAACGAAGTCTGTCGCACGCACCGAGACGTCGGCACGAAATTTGTTAAGCTTCGAATCTTCGGGCCAATCTTGTGTAGCCAGCTCCAAAGCTTCCCAAGCGCCGAATGGATCTCGACTGCGGTCGAGAAGACTGGCCTTTTCATAAGCTAGTTCAGCACCTTTTACTTTTTCCAGTGCACTCTTCAATTGCTCTTCCCGTTTGGGGTCTCCATGTACCGCCCCGGCGAATTGCAACTGCTTCTCGAAAATGAGCCTGAAGTTTGCATCCTTGACCGCACGGTCAAAGTCGTCAGCCCCCTGGTTTTTGGTATCCTGTGATGCAAAAAACTGCTTGGATGCCGTCTCCAGATCGGGATTTCCAGGCCATGTCGCCGCCGCCACTCGGAACTCCTCCATTGCTTTGTCGAGTTGCCCCTGTTGCGCCGCAAGCTTGGCCATACCGAGACGCATCTGACTCTCACGTTTTACACCGTCCACCAAGGCCCTTGGCTTCGTGCCATCAAAGTCGACAACATCCTTCTCAAGTGCTTTCAAAGTGGTCTCCAGCTTCACAAAGTCCTTCGCTTCAATCATTGCCTGCACCTGCTGAAGCTTCTCGTAGTACTCAGCGGTTTGCAGCTTTTGAGCCCTCAATACAGACTGAAATGCCGGATGATACTGAGACTTGAAAAAAGCTTCGCGTAGGATTTTGGATCCTGAAGCAACTTTTTGCTGCTGTACTTTGAACTTGAACACCTCAATATCACTCTCCGTTTGACGAATGATTTCCGATGACAACGCCGCCTGCTGCGCCAGTTCTGGAGGCAGGTCCCCGTCCCCGAACAGAATCCTGTAGAAATCCGCAGAAACTCTCGCATGATAGTGACGCCTTCCTTGAAATAGGACGTCGACGAACTTTTTGAAATCAGCCTTGGCCTTCTTCTCAAGCTCTTCCATTTCCTTTTCATTGAGACGCATGCGGGCCCTCGAATCTAGGGAATTAAAGTATTCCTCTGTGAGCTGCAATTTCCCCATCACTCCGCTCACCGCATCTGACGCATCTTTCGGGCTCGGGAGAAATGCCTTGTTACCATTGTTTTTGTCGCCTTGATTGCCCTGCTTGCTTCCCTGACCCTGAGGTCGACCATTTATGGCATTGCGGCGGGTCCGATCCTCCTCCTTACGCCACACATCATCTGAGATCATGTCGGCATTCCGACTCGCAACCTTGACCTTCTGCTGAAGCGCCCTGTTGGCGGCATCCAATTCAGCCTGGTTGTTGCGCATGTCCCAGAAGCTCAATACGCGGTTGGCAAGCTGCCGGCTGATCCCAGCATCCCACGGATACTCGCTTAAGGTGTAGAGATTCCCGACAGCTACTGCGGCCTGCCGCTTGTCACGGAGCAAATTCACCGTTTGCTTGAACAGATCCTCGTATGCCTTAACTTCCTGAGCATCCACTTCGGCGGAGTTGAGGTAACTTTCCAGTTCCGGTGGAATGAGATTCTCAGCTCCACTGAGCATGTCTGCGGCCATTGCTTTTTGCTGCATAGTTGCAGCTCCGCCTGCGCCACCTTGGGCCGCTGAGCCATCACCAGGCTTGCGATTGTACAGATAGTCGAGTGTCGTGCCTGTCGCCCCCCCATTGGGACTGCCTTGTGGAGATGGGGTGTTGCTTTGCGGTGCAGCACCTTGAGACGTGGCTCCAGACTCCGGCGCAGGTGCGCCAGACGGTTGTTGCGCAGCAAGGCCAAGGCTGAATCCCGCACAGATCACAAGCCCAATAGCCCTACTTCTTCTTGAATCTTCGCGCATAGATAATCCCTCCTTTGCCGACTTCCAGTTCTGCGGTGTACCCCTGCCCCTTTACAAACACGACATTGTTTTGGTCCGGTGGTACAAGCACAGCTAAGTTCTTTTGTGATGTCTCCTCGCGAAACGAAAACAACCGTCCCTCGGAGATGGCCGAACCAAGATCTGCATCGACCACAAGATTTGCCTGAAACCGACCGCCAAGAACCCGCTCGTATCCAGCCATATAGTCTTCCACAGGGAACCGCTCCAGCGTCCGGTAGGGATCCCCGGTGAACGTAAGGACGTAATACCCGATGCCTAGAATGGCGATTGTGGCAATGGCCCCCACCACTGCCCACACGGCAGCATTCCCTCTAGGCTTGGATTGCATACCTGTTTGAAAATGAGCAAACGGCGGCGTCACCATTTGAGGCGGTGACACTTTTTCGTGCTGATGCTCGGGGCCGGAGTAGTCCATCGCCCCAGATGCTAGTAATTTAAATCCTGATGGCAAGCATTCTATTCATAACTTTTTGGAAATCACTGCCTCCTCCAAGACCTTCAGACGTGATTCGCAAAACTGCCCATGACTAGGACCTCTTCTTCCCCGCCCACCGCTTCTTCTGGGCCTCAATAATGCGCTGACGTCCCTCTTCGGACATCACTCGCTTCTTCCTGGCTGCCTTTTTCGCCTTGGGAGCTTTCTCCTCAACTTCCAAAACCACCTTCGCCGGCCGACCACGACGCTTGGCAACTACGGGAGCATCACTGGACTCGCCAAGGATCGCAGCCAAGTCGGTTTCCAGTCGCTGGATCTTTTCAGCGATGGCGAGGGCTTGTTTGAGGGCTTCGACAGACGGTTTGGATGAGGTATTGGCCATGGAGGCAGTGTAGTCACAAAGTATGACGCTCCAAGCAGAATCTTAGGGAGGAAAGAGCCAGGCAAAAGTTCGCTTGCACTCTCTTCGTCCACACTGCGGCCCCTAGCCGAAGATGTCATCGAGAGAACACTTTAGACGCTCCATGACTGTCTGAAGCCTCCCGAGGGTGATACTCTGCTGGCATTGCTCAAGCCGAAAGATGGTGGATGCAGGAAGGCCAACCTTCCTAGAGAAAGCAGCATAGGTCATCTCCCCTCGCTTTTTGCGAAGAAAGGCAGCTAGCTTCTCATCCAATTCTGATGCCACCCGCAGAGAATTAGCGAGAAGCCATTCCGGATACGGAATATTTGCCTTGACCGGGGAATTTCCTAGAGGTTATTCGACCCATGCCTCGCCGATCAACCGGAAGGCCCACAAAAAGTTCGGCCATGGAGATCTTCATCCTCAGAGACGGCGAAAGTACCGGCCCCTACTCTCCTGGTGAAGCCAGAGAGCTTATTGACTCACAGCAGTTCCCCGCATCCACACCGGCTTGGTACGGTCGTCTGACAGCCTGGATGCCGCTTGAGAAGGTGCTCGAACACATCGATCTCCCTTTCCCGGCACCGGAAATACCGACTCTCCCTCAGGGATCTGCTTTTCTGGTCTGCATCAGCGGCCCGGACAAAGGAAAACGGGCATCTCTCAAGGAGGATTCCCCGGTCACCCTCGGCCGGTCCGCTTCCTGCAGCATCCTCTCGGACGACTCGGACGCTCTCGACGAACACATCCGGATTTCGGTCGCCCAGAAAAAGGTCACCGTTGAACCCCTGGGGGCAGCAACGGTATTCTTGGATGGTCAGCCGTTCGCCGGCGGCAGCTTTTCCGCCAAACAACAGCTCCGTATTGGTCGATCCCTCTGGCAGGTCGAAGCTTCTCGCGACTTCAAAGCCAGTGCCGAAAAGATGCTCGGCTCGGTCGCCAGCAAGATCAGCTCCGCCGCGGGTCTTGAGGAGCTTCAGGATTTTCGTTCTGCCAATCTCTTCTCGGCAGTCTTCAAGAAGCGCACGGACGAAGAGTTTGAGGTACACTTCGCTGCCGGAACCCCCTCAAACACCCCTGAACTGGCGCAAATCGACACCCGCTGGCCTCAACCGTGGGCATTCCTGCGAGCGTTCCTTCTCTCCATTGGTGCATTCATTGGCCTCTACTACACCTGCTTCCATTTCGAGAACCTCAAGCTCATCCCAGGAGTCATCATCGTGGGAGCTTTTGCAGTTCCACTCTCGATCCTTGTTCTCTTCTTCGAGATCAACGTCCCTAGGAACATTTCCGTCTATCAGGTCATCAAGTTGGTTCTCACGGGAGGCATGCTCTCCTTGCTGGTTTCAATGTTCCTCTTCCAATGGTCGGACAGCATCGGCCTCTCTTGGATGGGCGCTTCCGTCGCTGGAATCGTAGAAGAGTCCGGAAAGTTGGTCGCCTTGATCATTGCGGCCAGAAAACTGCGGTTCCCATGGACTTTAAACGGTCTGGTACTGGGTGCCTGCGTCGGAACCGGATTCGCAATTTTCGAGACCGCTGGCTACGCATTTGACGCATTGATCACCGGTTGGGCCACGCACAGCGGTTTCCAAGGGGTGGTCATGATGACTGAGACCCTGCTGGTTCGCGCCATCTTCACTCCTCTAGGTGGACACGGAATCTGGACTGCGATGGTTGGAGCAGCCCTCTGGAGGGTAAAGAGAGACAATCCCTTCAAGTTCGAGATGCTCAAGGATCCCAAATTCCTCCGAGTCTTCATCGTTGCCGTTCTTCTTCACACCATCTGGAACTCGCCTCTGGATCTGCCGTTCATGACCAAATACATGGCAGTCGGCTTCATTGCGTGGGTGGTGGTGCTCAGCCTGGTCCAGATGGGATTGAGAGAGGTGCGGGAAGCTCAAGCCATCACAACACCGTCAAACGAGGCGTCAACACTTCCTGATTCCTCTCTCCTTCAACCCGATCAATCATGAACTGCCTTGGCAAGATCTCACTGGCCTTTTTTGGCGTCATCATCCTCTTCATCGCTCTTGCAGCCGGATCCACAACGCACACGGCAGTCCGCACTGTCGAACGTGGAGGTTCCGGATCAGGAGCAGCGATAGCCTTCCTACTTTTACTAGGAGCGGGAGCTGTGGCTTTCGTTGTCTACTCTGCTCGCCGCTCGAATGCACAGGATAAACGACGTCAAAAGTCCAAGGACGAACGCCAAGAGCTGCAACGGGCCGAGGAAATCGTCAGACAGTACGGTAGCGACGGAGAGAAACACGCGGTTGCTTCCGGCAAGGTCGACGCCCGAAGTTTGGCTCACGACATTCTCGTAAGGGCTCGCCAAAGGCGCTGACCCCCTCCCCTCATTCCAGCACAACAACTGGTATAGCAAAGTGCAGACAAAAACCACTGCACTCAAAAACCATGATGAAACACATCGTTACCACCATCGCACTCACCATTCTGGCATCCTCAGCCTTCAGCCAATCCGTTCTCAAGGACGAACTGAAGTCACTGAAGGATAAAAAAGAGGCGGCGTACCAGCAAGCCGAACAGGTGAAACTGGATCAACTCGCCAACGTCAACAAGAAGTACTACGAGGTCTTGAAGCAACTCCTGCTCAAGGCCAAGGTCTCCAACGCCAAAGACAACGAACTGATCTGGGGCATCAAGCGCGAGCTTGCTGACCTGGGACACTTCGAACCGGAAGACTGGTGCTACGGGACCTGGATTGTTGGCCCACGCCCTGAAGATCCACACACAGTGTTCAAGCTCGACTTCGACGGAGCAGTCTACCGGGTCAACAGGGATACCGGCAAAGCCTTTGAAGACATTGGCTCGTCGAAACTGGAGATCCTGAGCGACGCCAAGGTGAAGTTCAAGAGCTATCGCATTGTTTACGAGGTTCAGAAGATCTCAACAGGCAAGGCGAAGTTCTCATTGTTCACCGAGCAGGGCAAAACAAGCGAAATGCCGGCAGTCCGTCAGTAGGGCTCAGTATGGAGGGGGCGGCGCAAGCCAAACCCTTTTTTAGCTGACCGAGCACGCAGTTCTTGGAATGTCTCCAATCAGTTCAATTTCGCCGTTAGAC contains these protein-coding regions:
- a CDS encoding ATP-binding cassette domain-containing protein is translated as MTGVSVHQLSFAASKDPAKLLLQDLDFEIAGGVFAVLVGPSGCGKSTLLRVLSGLTSATSGLVRVGGYDPAELRTALPLAVGYLPQFAAFHENLSVEEVLSNSMSLRLPGGVSQNDRAAWLRSIVELSGLSAILHQRVATLSGGQRRRLALAEELVSDPQFLLLDELTSGLDPHAELEMMQWMAGLVQQTGKTVVLVTHSVANLQFANTVLFLNRGRLLYDGPPDQVLPSFGASSWEEVYGRADQLVATRLESGTSDRGGGPTALRTAAPAGVIRQFCVLLQRQATLFFRDKGQMWLQLMLLITFPVLVAVFASNGLPEVRSLSLRIETSVVDGLTERLHLMKESFHVSSLVAGLSMFQVILLTLIGANNGAREIAKERDVLNKELRSGLSPFAYIGTKVVFVTVLSLVQSLSMTWFVKTMCGFPGELGAQFWILFLSTLAMSSTCLMFSAVSRSPERASLLAIYLVGLQLPLSGAVLALPAWLTLLTRPFIAAYWGWSGYLRTFESFRHYDIVQQTTKTAIAQYNASWVLLIVHVVVGLGIAWVVLARNKNSLH
- a CDS encoding helix-turn-helix domain-containing protein, whose translation is MASELDEKLAAFLRKKRGEMTYAAFSRKVGLPASTIFRLEQCQQSITLGRLQTVMERLKCSLDDIFG
- a CDS encoding PrsW family glutamic-type intramembrane protease, encoding MEIFILRDGESTGPYSPGEARELIDSQQFPASTPAWYGRLTAWMPLEKVLEHIDLPFPAPEIPTLPQGSAFLVCISGPDKGKRASLKEDSPVTLGRSASCSILSDDSDALDEHIRISVAQKKVTVEPLGAATVFLDGQPFAGGSFSAKQQLRIGRSLWQVEASRDFKASAEKMLGSVASKISSAAGLEELQDFRSANLFSAVFKKRTDEEFEVHFAAGTPSNTPELAQIDTRWPQPWAFLRAFLLSIGAFIGLYYTCFHFENLKLIPGVIIVGAFAVPLSILVLFFEINVPRNISVYQVIKLVLTGGMLSLLVSMFLFQWSDSIGLSWMGASVAGIVEESGKLVALIIAARKLRFPWTLNGLVLGACVGTGFAIFETAGYAFDALITGWATHSGFQGVVMMTETLLVRAIFTPLGGHGIWTAMVGAALWRVKRDNPFKFEMLKDPKFLRVFIVAVLLHTIWNSPLDLPFMTKYMAVGFIAWVVVLSLVQMGLREVREAQAITTPSNEASTLPDSSLLQPDQS